Genomic segment of Drosophila simulans strain w501 chromosome 2R, Prin_Dsim_3.1, whole genome shotgun sequence:
tgatcctttttaatttttaggaAAACCGTTTTCTTGTGTGGATTTGGGTGGCTATTATGATTCCGATAGCTGTGATAATTACTACCGCATATATAATCAAGTTGTGCAGAGAATGGGAGATCATCAGAGTTCGGGATAAGATACACATCATTATtggtttaataatttttccatGTGAGCTACTCGACTTTTAACAAGTGTAACTAtttaatttcgatttgttttagGTTACTGTGCGTATCAGGTTCTCATCTCAGTAGTATAcgcattgaaattgaaaagaaaaagaagtgaAGTTGAAGACCGTGCGGGTGTATATTTTGTGAGGTGCCTTTGACTATAATATTTCGATgtatattaattgaaattgtaaaaCTGTATGTGTGCTTTTCGAAACCATTTTAAAAGCTATACAAATTTGTCTGTTGATTGATAAAACAAACTGCCTTTTACATTGGATATGAATTTCGCCTTACTCGAAGGGCGGGGCACACGACCCCCTTTGGTTTTCATTGAGGCATGGAGCCTCAGTCTGGAAGCGAAATCAATGAcagaaatatgaaatgaaaatataattggTAATTTATTGTGTCTACAGATCGTTGCTGCAAAATGCGAGCAAGccaagtaaaataataaatgcacaTACTCGTGTGTGCCCGCCTGGATA
This window contains:
- the LOC27208632 gene encoding uncharacterized protein LOC27208632, producing MCKFCSGDLTSRKECGIGAIAIIIICLVIIGYVSTRETFNIYHKIVVGGSSFAILAAIFLLIGAILENRFLVWIWVAIMIPIAVIITTAYIIKLCREWEIIRVRDKIHIIIGLIIFPCYCAYQVLISVVYALKLKRKRSEVEDRAGVYFVRCL